In Anopheles arabiensis isolate DONGOLA chromosome 2, AaraD3, whole genome shotgun sequence, the genomic window ATGaacttcgtgtttcgttaaataCAATCTACCTTCACGGCTTTGTATATACAATcattattatgattttatCTTGAATGGTATTTGATAAAACAGCTTCATTACAGTGCCACCGTGCTGATACGCTGCTATCTAATCGACTGTTTGCTTGTCTGACGTCACTGTTAAAAACATCAATTCACTTGAAATTCAGATTACTTTCAGGtatacattttggcaaaacTAATTTTCTTCAATAACGGAACCGCAGTGTGGCACACAACTTTGGAAATTGACAATGTTTACAAACAGTTATTAAAATCATACAAAGgggttttgtgatttttttttaattcttttttttattttttttttattttgtgccATTATATATTTTGCAAATTCTCAGCTTTACTGGTGGTAGTTCAATAATacgtatttaaaaataaatccagTTTTACCTTCCACGCTTCCTTTATTATATGAAAACACAGCATAACCAGATGTATCGATTATGAATGTTAATTAACTTTATTGCtattgaaatttaataatGGAATTTACTCCCAAACATAAGACACATCTACCACCACCTTTAAAACGTCCATCGACAAACCTCTTGAAACTCTCTCCCTTACCACCATGCAGCGTCAAGTGCAATCAGTGTCAAACGTGTAAGACGAAAATTCAAACACAGACCGCAGCCGCGTCTTGCTACTGTCACCTTCAGAGCAGCCTTATACGTTTGTGCATAGTTCAGACACGTCCTGTACCACGTCAAACCACGTCAGCGCAAGGCACAATTTGCACATCTACCCTCCAAGCACCGAATACGCGGCACTTGACGGTGACGATTTCTGCACCCTGCGAACCGTGCATTATTCATCCATTGCAATATGGTAATGGTATAATTATAATTGAATAACATCATCACAAATTTGCCAGTTTTGTTGATCGTTGGTATTTGATAACAGTGGAAACGGTGTGCAAATTATACAGAACGCTATCACTAGGTACGTGGTGCATCGATAACTCGGTTCTGCGCAGGGGTGCGAGATAATTCATAAAATTAGAGATCGGGCTATgaattcattattttcataGTGCCCTCAAttgctccttttttttaagGCAGCTAGAGTAAATAAATCACATGCTAAGCGGTAAATACCACGGGTTTGTGTGCGGGTAGAAGGTCGTTTTCATTTCAACACCTTGCCGACAGGGAGAAAGGGCACGCCCAGGTGTGCATATTTGACtggttttaaaacaaatggcCATTCTATATTCAAACTGCAGCATAATCAACGTGTGGCTTTCGATTATgctaaacaatattttgccaCGCTCGAAAATTGCACTTTCCAAAATAAGTTCGCCCAAAGCCCCCAATACCCCTGCGTGTCCTGGTTCGGTATCGGTCTAGGCGATAATTAATTTTACCACTAATTTCATTACGCTAACACCACTATgaatacacacacccacacacacacacggagagaGAACTGTCCGGCAGAAACTAGCCGTTTGTGGCTGCAATGTGGCCGGCACATCTTCACAGGAGCATATTACAAATTAATCGTTTGATTAATGGATCTGTATTTGCTGGCGGCGTCTGTAATTTCAGCTCCGAACCTTCGTCGCCACCTAACACACTCCCCCTGCACGATGACGGTGCGAACTTTGCACGAACTGTGCGTATCGTTTAATTTTCTGAAATTTACAAACGATTCACTCGTGCCGCACGTCCTCGTCCTCATCACACGCTCTGACATCACTGACAAATGGCTGTTTCTATCGCGGGAGGACGAACGCCGGCGGCCACTCTCGATCGGCACACTATCATGCAGATCAATCTTGGGCGGGCAAGCGTCCAGCACGGGCCGGCAAAAGAATCCCGGGACCTGTGGTGCAGTCCGACAATCTTCATCATAAATCTTTGGTCCCCGAGCCCCGGCACCGGCACGACGTCTGACATCCGACACCGATTTGCCGGATcggatcgcctggacgataaAATTAATTAGATCGAAATTGTCCCGCATCCCTCGCCCACACTCGCTCTTTCAGTGGTTTGGTTTGGCCATAAGTAAAGTGTGTGTATATGCAAAAGACAGCTCAATTTTTGTtggctgatttttttttgcgtcaCTGTGTGTCTcattgtgtgtctgttttcgaTCAAACCAGTGCCAGCGTCGAATTGCTCTTCTGGTGCTTGTCAATTCACCGACTCGTTGCGGATGCTTCCGGCCGATTACCCAAGCGAGGCATCATAAGAGCCTATGATCGTcataaaaattgtaattacAGTGTAATTACTGTTCTGGGCTGTTCTGTGCCTCCTGATACCCTCCTGGCTTCTGATGAATGTGCCGCAAGGGGCATCATCGATGAAGAAACTGATCAGATTAGAAAAGTAAAATCTGAGCGACCATCGGTACGGGCGCGGCATCAGTAAtgagaaaaggagagagagagcgcaggAGTCATTGGTTGTGCTTTAAAGCAACAAATTAAAGATATTATCGCTGTAATCGCTTAAACTAGAAGCAAGTGTTGGGGTGCTCTTGAGAATAGATGTTTGAACCACTTTTCTCCGCTTAGCACGATAGACAAGTGCACGGCACATGcaaagacatcctactacacAAACCATTAACAAATAGAGAGATTTTTATTGTTCCTTCGATCAAACAGCACCAACCGGGAGCAACAACCACCCACTCTGATCGATTATAAAGTGCGCACAGCAGCGAAAGACAAACCGGTGAACCATACAAACGGTCGTCGGTAAATGGCTATGATGCACGGTTTTGGCTTCTAAACAACAACTTCCACTCGTTGAAATCGCAGCGTTGGCACTTTTTTTCATTGCAGACACTAGGGAAAGTGTAAGAAGGCGATATCGATCGATCGCTTGGGGAGAATTTACTCGAATAAGCTGAATCATTTCGATCCAGTTTGGTGGATGGCGGACGAAACACAGTTAAGAACACagttaaatatttcattcaaataCAGTGCTGTAGTACCAAGCATCGTTGAAAATACTtcaattttttatgttttctatgGATCCTACACAAGTGAAGCAATGAAAAAGTATGGAAGATTTactttttccatttcttcttAATGTTTCACCTCGTTTTCCCCCCTTTGCAGAAAGATTATCGTGCTTGAGTTGTTTTCAAGGGGTATTATAATCGGTAATGAACATCATTTTAACTCATTGCTCCTCTTGTACGTCTGCGCCTTATTCGCAGGGCCGTACTCACCGTAGACGAAGCGAAGGAATGGCATTATAAAATCCGACCGTAATTGTGCGAATCGTTCGCCGCTAGCGAGTGTAATCGAATCGGCATTAATTTGGAATTAATGATATCGATTCCTTTGCTTCTCGGTTGCAAATTGTTAACCCTCCCCGAAACAAGTATGCGGCACCCAGTAGGAACAGACTTAGGTGGAGCTTTGCGGGTATTTTTTGACGAATTCTGTGTgaatatttaatgtttttgagaCCTTGActgagcttttctttttttctttttctctctttttcatgCCCCGTTCGCCGTCAACGGCCATAACACGTACTGCTGCAGATGTCATAATATGGGTTACTCGTGCGAAAGTGCGCATCTACAGTATCGACCAGTACGATCGGACCGCAACCAGCGAAGTTGGTCAACCGAGCCACTGCAGCTGCTGGACAGCCATCAACCGCAGGCCACAACCGCAACCGACCGCAGCTGTACCAGCgacagcaccaccactaccatcacGAACCGCTCACCAGCACCAAATCAACCGCCCTGGGCGACAGCAACGGACAGTAGCTCCACCAGCCCGACCCGGTGGAACCTGCGCACGGAACCAACGCCGGAAGGGACCGTGGCGGCCCCGGTTACGAAACGGCGTACCTCCCCCACCGAGCCCATCGCCGTCACCAGCTCCCGGTGGCATTCGTCCTTCAACCTGCTGCGTGCGCCAACGGCCGTGTTCGACGGTTACTCGACGATCGTGCTCGAAAAGCTGTCCCGCTTCATTAGCCGCCATGTAGCCGCTCCCCAACATGCCACCCCGCCATCCGTTCCTGCCATCCCGACGACGAGggcgacgacgaagacgacgtcCAGAAGTGCTGCGAGTCCAATGGCGCACACCGTCACACCGTCCAGCAGGCCCGCGCCCGGCAgcagcactagcagcagcaccgttcgGCGGCACGATGACGAACCCTGCCGTAGCGATGGGCAGCCAGTCCCGCTCGGGCATCGTGCACACCGTCAACCAACGCAATTCCACGCGCCGAGCGTGCAGCGGGACGTAGCGGCGTCGCCTACGACCAGCAGGCCCGCCAGTAGCCACCATCTTGTAAGACATTCACTTTGTTTATACGCAGCCTCTAGTGTACTACTAGCGTTATGTTATCTAACGATACCAACAGTTGCCTCAGACACAGCGCACCCCATGTAAGTACTGTTCGGCGCTGGCCAGGACCCTCTTTGCTTAGCTGCAACAGCTGTCCGCATCTTGATGCTCATCTGTTCATCCCGTTCATCTATCGTTCATTGCCCGTTTTCTATGCTCATACGTCCTTTAACTTTAGTCTATGACGTTGTTTTACAGGGGGTTTCTTTATCAAAGACAAATGCACTGCATATccttaaaatgaaaaattgaaagtTGAATTAAGATAAGATGCAATCCTCTCTGTATATTAAACAATGCTCTAGGCAACCACTCCACACACTTATCTAAAAAATCAAGTTCATATGAATCATAGAATCTGTATTTTATgttgccgtgaccaggataatCTCTTTaacataatttgttttttctcgAATGAATGAACCTTAAAAAGGTTATAACCCGGTAAAGCAACCCCctgtaaatattattttaaaaaaattatattgtttttattcgtgCCTCGTGTTGTTCAATCATCATTAATACCGCGTCTTGTTTTGGATATAACCTGTAAAGCTATATGTACTATCTCTATGCCAGCTTTCATTGCcaacaaaaattgatgctcaTTTACTAAAGCTCCACGAACTATACACTTTGAGAGTCCAAAGTAGTTGCcaaatttctttaaaaaaaaaaacatcatttccgcGCTCTCCCATGCAGCTCCGCTACATTCCAAAAAATGATACTTCTAGAGTACGCTAGGCTCGCCAGTTTGCAAACGCGCAAGAAATATAACATATAACATTACTGTAGGCAATACTGTTAAACAATGCTCAACCACCGTGTTCTAACGCATCACATTCTATTTCTCCCCCCCACCCGGTCAACTCCTCCATTGTGTCTTAACCTAGCAGAAGAGGAAGAGTTCGGTAAATACCATACAGTCTAGACTAACCATCCACATGCAAACAGGCCCGTTCCTTGTTTTTCTCTAACATTACAGCCCAAAACCATTATGCAATGATTCCATTACGCGAAGATTAACCTACCCTAGTTCACACCATAAACGTTAAAGGTTGTCACACTTTTACGTACACAAGGACAATTACTTAAATGTCCCACAACAGAGCAACCAGTCTACCGTGACCGCGAACGAATGAAAGTTGGTTCTCCTGTGACCATCATGTGTGCTCTTTTCTCTATCATTTCtgatcgtttttctttttgcatgtGTTTTCTGTGAACTGTTAGATAAATTTCTAGGATACATAGAAATGCACGAAACGTGGCAAAGCGGCAGACAAACTAATGCAACCATTTTTCTCTTCGCCCCAGATTCGCGGAAGGAAAGTCGGATAAGGAAATTTTAGATCATCTGTTAAAAAACTCCCGTTACGATAAGCGTTTGCTACCACCAGTGGACGGTAAGTGGAAGGTTTTGAgctgttcatttatttttcctttcattttacTCTTCAACCGATGGCGAACTTTTATCTCATGCCATGTGTATTTTAATAGGCAGTAGTTACTTTTGACCTatccatttttgttgtttatttgatcAAGTAATGTTTTTGAATAGTTTTCTTTGAATTGAGCAGTAGTTTTCTGAAACAATCATCCCGAACTAATTTTaatgacatttattttgttttagttttgttttagaCATTTTAGATTGTCCAGTATCTTTCCGCCATTTGCTCACGTCTCTTTAAATATCATCATTCTTATCAGAAACGTTATTCTTACTCAATGTATTCTATGTTTTGTAATCAATGATTTTGCTTTATTATTAATCAGTGGGTTTCTGTTGTATCATTCCATCATAACATTAGCAAAtgtttagtatttttttcatttttctcaaTAACATTACTTCTGTTTACCTTTAGCACTGGCATGACTTtcagaagaaggaaaaaatagtGATTAGTGTAGAAACATCAGTCACTATTTTTCCACTGAAATCTTCGCTTTCGTAAGCTTGTTGTCTTCCGTTTTCTTCACGCCGGCTTACCTGAAACTCATGTTCCGTTTGCACACTCCACTGCAATGTCATAATGCATCGTTTCTCCTCCTAATGCAATGTTTCCCCTCTATAGCGCTTCTCTTCATCAAACTCCTAGTAGTTTTGcagtaaaacaatttttttccaaCCACCGTTCAACCGTTTCGCCACATCTACAGTCTCACACCGAGGACGGTGACAATGTTCAAAGCTTCACCGGAAAAAACTGGAATCGACCGATCGAACACACACTATCGGAAGCACCGAATAATCGTCTTCCAACTAATTATGTCTTCCAATCTcacactctctccctctttctttctctgtctGTCTACACGTATACGCGAAGCAATACTTAAAGCTGTCAAGAGTACAAAACAGACTACAATAAACGGAATATGTGAAACAATTCTTTGAAAGAtctttcacaaaaaaacaaccacataGACTCACttacaacacgcacacatgtcCACCGTGTCCTGGTGGAAAGGGAACAAACAGTCGACAGAAGATCAACTCTCCCACCCCTCAACCCCCCCACACTTATCTTAAATTCACTCTCAGGTCACTACAGCCCCCCCCCAACAACCTCCCCCGAACATTCCAAGGCTAGTgtcgtgttgtttttgcttcttcttcttatctcTCTTCCTCTTTGCAGATGCGGATTTTTGCTGTGGCATGCACACGCCGGAAATGGCTAAACACATACCGGATATGCGTGTTCCAGGACGACCCCAGAATCGTGGTCCGTTTGCTTTCCCTTGTGCCCTTAATTTTGTCTGCTACCAGTTTTACGTCCGCTACTACCTacctctcttgctctctttgTTCCATTATATTGCCTTCCGTCACCCGTTTCggtttttttccaatttctatgtgtgtgtgtgtgttttattttagtgtttttttttcttcctgatGCGCATCCCCTTATGGTTTGATTTCAATGTAACCcttggtttggtttttatttgtttctaaCTCATCGTTTGGCGCGTATGTATGATAGCGTTTCCTTATTGCCGGTGTAACTAGGTGTACCGAGAAGCTCCCCTTCCCTACTGAATGTGCTTCATTGGTGTATCAGTGTGGTGTATTGCTGTGTtgctatatatttttattttgttttctatttttcctaTTTGCTTTCTCTTTAGTTCTCCTATTCACGCATGAAACATAAGCTTCATCACATAGAACATTATTTAATGCATTAAATGGCACTCGTTGCAAAATTTGTATTTCAGCACATTGCGACTATTCAATTGTTCTAACTGAgtttttcttagtttttttACGGATTATATTGGTATTTGAGAGCCAAAACTACAaccattttacaatttttttacattttattctcAATTTTTTACTCAAACGATTGAAACATTTGTCCATACTtgatgcacatttttttttctgaacgAGTTTTGTtgcacaattgttttttttttcttcttttctttagATACACTTTTACGTTCAACATGTCAAGTGTCTAATTTATATTAAGTATTTTCTTGTGACGATCGTTTGGTTTTAATTTCGTGCATTGTTTTGTACTTTATGCCGCAACATAGCAGTAGAACCTGTGCAATGTTCATGCTGATTGCACGCGGACGAGGCAGCAGTGaacttgtttgatttgtttttaaagtcCCGAAAACATGACCGATTCGTTGACCGCGTCATGTCATAGTCACACGAAAACACCGTTGTCCTACACACCAAATGCATTGTACGTCCCCTTATGCTTCGTCTCGTTGCAGGTACATTGACTGTGAACGTTAGCGTTTTACTATTAAGCTTAGCGTCACCCGACGAATCTAGTTTGGTAGGTGTGATACTTGGGCGTGAATTGTTCATTGTTGCATCAAGCGCAAACTCCTGCTCatcgtgtttgttttccatccttgttctattttttttttctttatctcCATCGTCCCTCTCCAATCACCGCACAGAAATACGAGGTCGAGtttctgctgcagcagcagtggttCGATCCGCGGCTCCGGTACGCCAACCAGTCCCAGTACGAGTATCTCAACGCGATACACCACCACGAAGACATTTGGTTACCGGATACGTACTTCATCATGCACGGCGACTTTAAGGATCCGATCATACCGATGCACTTCGCGCTGCGGATATACCGCAACGGGacgattaattatttaatgagGTACGGGCGTGCTCCGTTCGTGGCGGTTGCCAACAGAAAACGGGATTTAATGGAATTTTCCAATTCAATTTGCAGGCGGCATCTGATACTGTCATGCCAGGGCCGGTTGAACATATTTCCCTTCGACGATCCGCTGTGTTCGTTTGCTTTAGAAAGCAGTAAGTAGAGACCGATCTTGCCgatgctttatttatttaacgtCTTTCAGCGTAGTCTACAACCTCTCTTCTGCTTTATTCCATCGCCTTTTCTCGCTTTCCGCAGTATCGTACGAACAATCGGCAATAACGTACGTCTGGAAGAACGACGAGGACACTCTCCGCAAGAGCCCTTCGCTCACGACCCTAAATGCGTACTTGATACAGAACCAAACCATTGCCTGCCCCATCAAAGCCAGCTGGAGAGGTAAGTGAATGGACTTGCTTTGCGCCGCGGGCCGTAGGCCGCTCGGTACCGCGCCGCAAAGAACTGGAACTCTATTCTGCTCTGCAGTGTGGGGCAGAGAAATGGgaagaaagatgaaaaaaaaactaagcaTAACAATGCTGGAGATTTAGCTCCATCGGAGCACAGTGTTTTACGACCGGTTTTTTGTTAAGTCTTGTTTTGTGATCATCATTTCGTTCGTTCTTCCTCTCCGCCGGttccgtttcttttctttggaGCTGTAAAGCGTTTGCTGATAATGATTGTGGTTTTGAAATGGAACTTTATtgcatattgttttgttttataagaAACATTGTCCTATTAAGCACTTGCAATATTTTcgttttgcattttcttaatTTACCTATCCGGGGTTTAATAGTGTGTTGTATCGAATTATgtaatttataataataacaacattGTGTAAAAACGCAAAACTATTTCGTTCTGTTAGCATaagacaatttaaaaaaaaatatgttacatTATTATCCTATATCCTTCATTCCTGTTGAAAATTGCACAGTTTTTGTTTCCAATTGATTGAATTATGAGTTCATATTATTCCTACATTTTGTATTGTAacttttcttcttccaacTTCCAAGTTCCCATTCATTTCAATTGCCTTAAATTTGTGTGGTAATAACTCGTTTCGTTCGACTTGCTTTTCCGGTTATGAGTTGGCATGTACCATCCTACCTGCAGCCACCTGCGGGTGGCCCAGCTGCTGGAAGGAGCTTACGCGTAAGCATCCTTCAGATGTCTGAAGATCGCCCGTGCCCACGCTTGTATTAGCAACTCGTTGACCTTAGGACAACACGCCTGCGCCCATTAGTGCGCCCATTAGAGTAATCGGGTGAAAATTGCAAATTATTGCAGCCCCGCTCGTCGCGTGACGGACGCGTGCCATTTCTATTCCAGTCACAATTAAAACAGTGTGCAACTCCCACGGTCCCCGCAAGAGCGATGTAAATCAAATGTCCCATTTGGCCTCTTGCTCCCAATCGTCTACGCTCACCACGCTTCCGACGGCTATACAAGAGCGCTCGATGAAACCAGCCACGCATTGGTAAAGCGAAGAAAAGCAGCGCATTcatttatttgtgtgtgttttttgtgtcttaTGGGCTTCGTTATTTTCTTTGGCCCTCTCTTGTTGGCCAGTAAGACAGAGACTCACGACGACATTATCATagttatatatattttttttgctttctctcgTTTACCCTCTTTCGAGCGATTAAATTATCCACCCCACTGTACGGGCAGTGCTCTTCATTAATTAATGAATGTGATTAAGCAGAGTTGTTCCTGTGCTGTGTAAGTGACAAACGCAAGGTCAACAGGAAATTGAAACATTGCGTGGGCAGACTTTATGCACCGGAAGGCATCTAGGGAATTGCAATTTGCTTGCATTAATTATGAAGAAAAAGCTTGGACCATGGGACATATACATTTTGGTTTGGTTCAGAGTTGGTAGTGTCACTGCAAAAATCATGATTACAGAATAGGTTGgctaattttgtgtttttgccaaGTTTTGTTTGCAAGCTGTTATACCTGTTacatttaaatagtttttttacataaaGGAATATGATTGGATTTTTTAGTTTGCTAAAATAAAGTTGGTATTTATTAGTTTGGGACATTCTTAGTTGGAATTGTTTCGTCCTATCagtttaacctttttttacaATCTGCACTTTAAccttttttgcacacatttttttttttacttacttctgcttctgctcACGAAGTACGGTGGTACattcaacataaaacattacgttaagaattaaatttaaaagtaTATAATGTTTTTCTTACTCTGTTCAttggtttaattgtttaagaaaatttcataattcagtcctttttcctctcctcaaaaacacaaccgaagATAAAATGCGTTACGCATgctgaaaacacaaaaaaaaaacagcaaataaaCTCTTGCTACCCGTCCCCAAAACCTTCACCACCACAGTTCCGATGCATTTCCCGATGCCTCCCACCTCCTCTCCTCTCAGTATATGAACAACGTAATCAAATTATCAAGCAAACAACCCACAATGACATAATGCACgtgcaa contains:
- the LOC120898197 gene encoding glutamate-gated chloride channel isoform X23, with the protein product MQNTCHNMGYSCESAHLQYRPVRSDRNQRSWSTEPLQLLDSHQPQATTATDRSCTSDSTTTTITNRSPAPNQPPWATATDSSSTSPTRWNLRTEPTPEGTVAAPVTKRRTSPTEPIAVTSSRWHSSFNLLRAPTAVFDGYSTIVLEKLSRFISRHVAAPQHATPPSVPAIPTTRATTKTTSRSAASPMAHTVTPSSRPAPGSSTSSSTVRRHDDEPCRSDGQPVPLGHRAHRQPTQFHAPSVQRDVAASPTTSRPASSHHLVRHSLCLYAASSVLLALCYLTIPTVASDTAHPIRGRVRFAEGKSDKEILDHLLKNSRYDKRLLPPVDDADFCCGMHTPEMAKHIPDMRVPGRPQNRGTLTVNVSVLLLSLASPDESSLKYEVEFLLQQQWFDPRLRYANQSQYEYLNAIHHHEDIWLPDTYFIMHGDFKDPIIPMHFALRIYRNGTINYLMRRHLILSCQGRLNIFPFDDPLCSFALESISYEQSAITYVWKNDEDTLRKSPSLTTLNAYLIQNQTIACPIKASWRAEGQTLSVEDEEFLCNLCQRRFEEQGNYSCLKVDLIFTRDRAFYFTTVFIPGIILVTSSFITFWLEWNAVPARSMIGVTTMLNFFTTSNGFRSTLPVVSNLTAMNVWDGVCMCFIYASLLEFVCVNYVGRKRPLHNVVYRPGENPVTQKRESGGPNEIVACTSCAGGTSPCTHSANNGCATETCFVQVRKKEPPHPIRVAKTIDVIARITFPSAYAVFLIFFFIHYKGFS
- the LOC120898197 gene encoding glutamate-gated chloride channel isoform X28 — protein: MQNTCHNMGYSCESAHLQYRPVRSDRNQRSWSTEPLQLLDSHQPQATTATDRSCTSDSTTTTITNRSPAPNQPPWATATDSSSTSPTRWNLRTEPTPEGTVAAPVTKRRTSPTEPIAVTSSRWHSSFNLLRAPTAVFDGYSTIVLEKLSRFISRHVAAPQHATPPSVPAIPTTRATTKTTSRSAASPMAHTVTPSSRPAPGSSTSSSTVRRHDDEPCRSDGQPVPLGHRAHRQPTQFHAPSVQRDVAASPTTSRPASSHHLVRHSLCLYAASSVLLALCYLTIPTVASDTAHPIRGRVRFAEGKSDKEILDHLLKNSRYDKRLLPPVDGTLTVNVSVLLLSLASPDESSLKYEVEFLLQQQWFDPRLRYANQSQYEYLNAIHHHEDIWLPDTYFIMHGDFKDPIIPMHFALRIYRNGTINYLMRRHLILSCQGRLNIFPFDDPLCSFALESISYEQSAITYVWKNDEDTLRKSPSLTTLNAYLIQNQTIACPIKASWRGNYSCLKVDLIFTRDRAFYFTTVFIPGIILVTSSFITFWLEWNAVPARSMIGVTTMLNFFTTSNGFRSTLPVVSNLTAMNVWDGVCMCFIYASLLEFVCVNYVGRKRPLHNVVYRPGENPVTQRLPAVLSRIGIILASPLKRESGGPNEIVACTSCAGGTSPCTHSANNGCATETCFVQVRKKEPPHPIRVAKTIDVIARITFPSAYAVFLIFFFIHYKGFS
- the LOC120898197 gene encoding glutamate-gated chloride channel isoform X14 — its product is MQNTCHNMGYSCESAHLQYRPVRSDRNQRSWSTEPLQLLDSHQPQATTATDRSCTSDSTTTTITNRSPAPNQPPWATATDSSSTSPTRWNLRTEPTPEGTVAAPVTKRRTSPTEPIAVTSSRWHSSFNLLRAPTAVFDGYSTIVLEKLSRFISRHVAAPQHATPPSVPAIPTTRATTKTTSRSAASPMAHTVTPSSRPAPGSSTSSSTVRRHDDEPCRSDGQPVPLGHRAHRQPTQFHAPSVQRDVAASPTTSRPASSHHLVRHSLCLYAASSVLLALCYLTIPTVASDTAHPIRGRVRFAEGKSDKEILDHLLKNSRYDKRLLPPVDDADFCCGMHTPEMAKHIPDMRVPGRPQNRGTLTVNVSVLLLSLASPDESSLKYEVEFLLQQQWFDPRLRYANQSQYEYLNAIHHHEDIWLPDTYFIMHGDFKDPIIPMHFALRIYRNGTINYLMRRHLILSCQGRLNIFPFDDPLCSFALESISYEQSAITYVWKNDEDTLRKSPSLTTLNAYLIQNQTIACPIKASWRAEGQTLSVEDEEFLCNLCQRRFEEQGNYSCLKVDLIFTRDRAFYFTTVFIPGIILVTSSFITFWLEWNAVPARSMIGVTTMLNFFTTSNGFRSTLPVVSNLTAMNVWDGVCMCFIYASLLEFVCVNYVGRKRPLHNVVYRPGENPVTQRLPAVLSRIGIILASPLSSRLLPPGVKKRESGGPNEIVACTSCAGGTSPCTHSANNGCATETCFVQVRKKEPPHPIRVAKTIDVIARITFPSAYAVFLIFFFIHYKGFS
- the LOC120898197 gene encoding gamma-aminobutyric acid receptor subunit alpha-4 isoform X7, translated to MQNTCHNMGYSCESAHLQYRPVRSDRNQRSWSTEPLQLLDSHQPQATTATDRSCTSDSTTTTITNRSPAPNQPPWATATDSSSTSPTRWNLRTEPTPEGTVAAPVTKRRTSPTEPIAVTSSRWHSSFNLLRAPTAVFDGYSTIVLEKLSRFISRHVAAPQHATPPSVPAIPTTRATTKTTSRSAASPMAHTVTPSSRPAPGSSTSSSTVRRHDDEPCRSDGQPVPLGHRAHRQPTQFHAPSVQRDVAASPTTSRPASSHHLVRHSLCLYAASSVLLALCYLTIPTVASDTAHPIRGRVRFAEGKSDKEILDHLLKNSRYDKRLLPPVDDADFCCGMHTPEMAKHIPDMRVPGRPQNRGTLTVNVSVLLLSLASPDESSLKYEVEFLLQQQWFDPRLRYANQSQYEYLNAIHHHEDIWLPDTYFIMHGDFKDPIIPMHFALRIYRNGTINYLMRRHLILSCQGRLNIFPFDDPLCSFALESISYEQSAITYVWKNDEDTLRKSPSLTTLNAYLIQNQTIACPIKASWRAEGQTLSVEDEEFLCNLCQRRFEEQGNYSCLKVDLIFTRDRAFYFTTVFIPGIILVTSSFITFWLEWNAVPARSMIGVTTMLNFFTTSNGFRSTLPVVSNLTAMNVWDGVCMCFIYASLLEFVCVNYVGRKRPLHNVVYRPGENPVTQETIDREFHTAIAAEKTTPATAASVAAATAGRLAQTPPHRTVAPAATVPPLATAPIAPPIASAAPAAAVLLCEEGLATDASSAIGPGLTRRRPTVETKLNEAGLMETSFGVKKRESGGPNEIVACTSCAGGTSPCTHSANNGCATETCFVQVRKKEPPHPIRVAKTIDVIARITFPSAYAVFLIFFFIHYKGFS
- the LOC120898197 gene encoding glutamate-gated chloride channel isoform X29 — encoded protein: MQNTCHNMGYSCESAHLQYRPVRSDRNQRSWSTEPLQLLDSHQPQATTATDRSCTSDSTTTTITNRSPAPNQPPWATATDSSSTSPTRWNLRTEPTPEGTVAAPVTKRRTSPTEPIAVTSSRWHSSFNLLRAPTAVFDGYSTIVLEKLSRFISRHVAAPQHATPPSVPAIPTTRATTKTTSRSAASPMAHTVTPSSRPAPGSSTSSSTVRRHDDEPCRSDGQPVPLGHRAHRQPTQFHAPSVQRDVAASPTTSRPASSHHLVRHSLCLYAASSVLLALCYLTIPTVASDTAHPIRGRVRFAEGKSDKEILDHLLKNSRYDKRLLPPVDGTLTVNVSVLLLSLASPDESSLKYEVEFLLQQQWFDPRLRYANQSQYEYLNAIHHHEDIWLPDTYFIMHGDFKDPIIPMHFALRIYRNGTINYLMRRHLILSCQGRLNIFPFDDPLCSFALESISYEQSAITYVWKNDEDTLRKSPSLTTLNAYLIQNQTIACPIKASWRGNYSCLKVDLMFTRDRAFYFTTVFIPGIILVTSSFITFWLEWNAVPARVMIGVTTMLNFFTTSNGFRSTLPVVSNLTAMNVWDGVCMCFIYASLLEFVCVNYVGRKRPLHNVVYRPGENPVTQRLPAVLSRIGIILASPLKRESGGPNEIVACTSCAGGTSPCTHSANNGCATETCFVQVRKKEPPHPIRVAKTIDVIARITFPSAYAVFLIFFFIHYKGFS